The genomic region ACGGTCTCCCAAGGTGAAGACGAGTACAGGGGTGCGGAAGCGGTTGTTAAGAGATACGGTAAGGCGAATATTATTCACGTCACTTATCCGGATAAGTTCATGCAAGAACAGGAAACGACCATTGCAAGGATTGTTGAGCTTGCGTACGATCCACAGGTTAAGGCCATCGTCATTTGTCAAGGTGTTCCCGGAACGACAGCCGCTATCAGAAGAGTCAAACAGATGAGGAAAGATATCGTTTTCGTTGTTGGTGTTCCACACGAAGACCCGGCGGTCATCTCTTCGGCTGCGGATGTTGTACTCGAAGTCGACACTCCCGGTCGCGGTAGGACGATCGTCGAGTTGGCCAAGAAGATGGGCGTTGAAACTATCATCCATTACTCCTTCCCGAGGCATATGAGCTACAAACTCTTGGCCGAAAGACGCGACATAATGGAAAAGACAGCGAAGGAAATGGGTATCAACTTCGTCTTCGTGTCCGCACCAGACCCACTTGGTGAACAAGGCTTGACTGGTGCTCAGCAATTCATCCTTGAAGACGTTCCAAGGCAGCTTGCAAAATACGGTCCGAAGACGGGATTCTTCTCAACAAACTGCGGTATGCAAGAACCTCTCCAGAAAGCTATTCTCAAGCACGGTGGTTACTATCTTGAGCCCTGCTGTCCGTCGCCGACGCATGGATTCCCCGGTACTCTGGGAATCTCCATCCCTGAAGACAAACGCGGTGACATGACCTACATCCTCAGGGAAGTCAACAAGAAGATCATCGAGATGGGTGGCGCTGGAAGGTTCGCAACCTGGCCGGTACCGATGAACATGCTCTTTGTCGAAGCTGGTGTTGAGATTGCCATTCAACTTGTCCAAAAGAAAGTCAGCCCAACGAACCTCAACGGTATAAAACTAATCGTTACAGAAGCGGCGAAGAAGAAATATCCAAAAGCTGAACTCCAAGTTAGGACTCTCGATCCATACAAGAACTACTACATGTTCATCCACAAGTCCGTAATCTTTGGAGTAGATAAGTTCTAATGAACGGCATTTCCAAAAAACGGGTGTCGGCGCAAGCCGACACCTTGCTATTAATTCTACCGATTCTATCGAAAACCTTTCTTGGGAGGTTTGATAAGCCATGAGTCGTCTCTTAGAAATGCGAAAGATCAACAAGTTCTATTACGGGAACCAGGTTCTGAAGGACGTCACCATCACGCTCGACGAGGGCGAGATCCTCGGTCTTGTCGGTGAAAACGGTGCTGGAAAGTCCACGCTCATGAACATCCTCTTTGGTATGCCCGTGATACACTCCACCGGTGGGTTTGAAGGAGAGATCATTTTCAAAGGCGAGCGTGTAAACATCGATTCACCGATGAAGGCGATGGAGCTAGGCATCGGGATGGTGCACCAGGAATTCATGTTATTACCTGGCTTTACGGTGACGGAGAACATTAAGCTGAACCGAGAAATAACAAGACCAAATCTGCTTAGCAGGGTTTTTGGTAAGCGTCTGGAACTTTTGGACATGGACCCGATGAGGGAAGATGCCCGCAAGGCGCTCGATACGATAGGTATGCACTCGATCGATGAGATGCAACTTGTTGCTGGGTTACCTGTTGCACACAAGCAGTTCGTTGAAATCGCACGTGAAATTGACAAACGAAGTTTGAGACTCCTCGTTCTCGATGAACCAACGGCCGTTCTAACCGAGAGCGAGGCGGAGATTTTGTTGAACGTCGTAAAACTCCTTTCCCAGAAGGGGATTTCCATCATCTTCATCTCGCACAGGTTGCACGAAGTTTTGGAAGTAGCACACAAGATAGTTATTCTCCGCGATGGTGTCGTCGTTGGGGAAGGTCCGAAGGAAAAATTCACACTCTTTGAGATTGCCGAGAAGATGGTTGGTAGGAAGGTGGAAAACGTCGAGTTACCACCGCGGAAGGTACCAATTGATGAGAATAAAATTATAATGTCGATAAAAGATCTTCACGTCCACATGCCGGGAGAAGAGGTTAAGGGCTTTTCCATCGATATCAGGGAAGGCGAAATCCTCGGTATCGGTGGACTGGCCGGGCAAGGGAAACTTGGCGTTGCGAACGGGATTTTCGGGATGTACCCGGCAACCGGTAGTGTGACTTACTTGGGTAAGGAATACCAGCTGAATTCTCCACTCTTTGCACTCAAAAACGGTATCGTATACGTTTCCGAAGATCGTAGAGGTGTTGGATTACTCCTCGATGAGTCGGTCGAGATGAACATCGTTGCAACGGCCAT from Fervidobacterium thailandense harbors:
- a CDS encoding sugar ABC transporter ATP-binding protein; translated protein: MSRLLEMRKINKFYYGNQVLKDVTITLDEGEILGLVGENGAGKSTLMNILFGMPVIHSTGGFEGEIIFKGERVNIDSPMKAMELGIGMVHQEFMLLPGFTVTENIKLNREITRPNLLSRVFGKRLELLDMDPMREDARKALDTIGMHSIDEMQLVAGLPVAHKQFVEIAREIDKRSLRLLVLDEPTAVLTESEAEILLNVVKLLSQKGISIIFISHRLHEVLEVAHKIVILRDGVVVGEGPKEKFTLFEIAEKMVGRKVENVELPPRKVPIDENKIIMSIKDLHVHMPGEEVKGFSIDIREGEILGIGGLAGQGKLGVANGIFGMYPATGSVTYLGKEYQLNSPLFALKNGIVYVSEDRRGVGLLLDESVEMNIVATAIQAFGMFTKRFLGFTIYDRKAIREHALKMIKELDIRCKGPTQPVRRLSGGNQQKVCLARAFTLNPKLLFVSEPTRGIDVGAKKLVLDYLVKLNREHGITIVLTSSELAELKSICDRIAIVCEGKLAAVLPPTASDVEFGLAMAGELEGVKAHD
- a CDS encoding DUF3798 domain-containing protein, translating into MRKVLVLLVAVLLLSSLFAQLGFKIGVVTGTVSQGEDEYRGAEAVVKRYGKANIIHVTYPDKFMQEQETTIARIVELAYDPQVKAIVICQGVPGTTAAIRRVKQMRKDIVFVVGVPHEDPAVISSAADVVLEVDTPGRGRTIVELAKKMGVETIIHYSFPRHMSYKLLAERRDIMEKTAKEMGINFVFVSAPDPLGEQGLTGAQQFILEDVPRQLAKYGPKTGFFSTNCGMQEPLQKAILKHGGYYLEPCCPSPTHGFPGTLGISIPEDKRGDMTYILREVNKKIIEMGGAGRFATWPVPMNMLFVEAGVEIAIQLVQKKVSPTNLNGIKLIVTEAAKKKYPKAELQVRTLDPYKNYYMFIHKSVIFGVDKF